A window from Sceloporus undulatus isolate JIND9_A2432 ecotype Alabama chromosome 8, SceUnd_v1.1, whole genome shotgun sequence encodes these proteins:
- the KCTD19 gene encoding BTB/POZ domain-containing protein KCTD19 isoform X3 has protein sequence MHLGLPTLLQTLDNLKEGKHNLRIRPADIPIAERASMNYWRTRKCISKPSEFPLKSPAFTGLHEKAPLGLMDTPLLDTEEEVHYCFLPLDMAEKHPSLVSDDNLLWLSDNAVLIECESSTFRFIANYLRSEKMLLPDDFSRMEALETEAEALGIPEVMEAVRICKAHLGVCSEETLDLQGCAKSPAEKPPEAMKKGLPLPLYPMVLGLLVKYPDSALGQLHMEGTLDGDKLYISGNGVLFQHVMNWLGTCRLPLIRSISELPELCAYLDHMDVTYEPMKEALKIYLKQQTSTDTVGKGANWVADVAVFSPLHIVKVYAGSHWYATYLQTLLKCPELLSNRRKAIWMACGQSLLIHGDGEMFRHILNFLRLGRLLLPSDFKEWALLCQEVAEYQIPSLLEALHQLDSCRLSVQQQEAPREAFPVQSLEISEKEQESGEDPQKLLHIAVASNWSVRREAPDPNANAKESGRGMRIAPAKGVKRRSPFSEGLANPFSPRRPESPPRKRGARGSGARRSENKDTPIQKLISLVQGWDMVSCRRCQPQLPTPGPPPPPSLPLVSGGLRAEKEAEKRASCNQPLASSFEVSSPGPSQNGFLIQPVPPKAGQPTLGTLPPERWLGKTGGDGTPEEVRHTGGKVASKERETGPFPELTSHPISHKPQGHTGFILKVDHPPVVACDGSCTSHEGSILYSTSLGGLNLAGALADPASSVFSAICMEVQLLH, from the exons ATGCACCTGGGCCTCCCCACTCTCCTGCAG ACTTTGGACAATTTAAAGGAGGGGAAGCATAACCTGCGCATCCGACCGGCCGACATACCAATCGCCGAAAGAGCATCCATGAATTACTGGAGAACCAGAAAGTGCATCAGCAAGCCCTCTGAGTTTCCTCTGAAAAGCCCCGCATTTACTG GGCTCCATGAGAAAGCCCCCCTGGGGCTGATGGACACGCCGCTCCTGGACACAGAGGAGGAGGTGCATTACTGCTTCCTGCCGCTGGACATGGCGGAGAAGCACCCCTCTTTGGTCAGTGATGACAATCTGCTCTGGCTCTCTGACAACGCTGTGCTGATCGAATGTGAAAGCAGCACATTCCGCTTCATAG CTAACTACCTTCGCTCTGAGAAGATGCTTTTGCCTGACGATTTCTCCCGCATGGAGGCCCTGGAAACGGAGGCCGAGGCGCTGGGGATCCCTGAGGTCATGGAGGCAGTCAGGATCTGCAAGGCTCACCTTG GAGTCTGCTCAGAGGAGACGCTTGACCTTCAAGGCTGTGCCAAAAGCCCAGCGGAAAAGCCACCGGAAGCCATGAAGAAGGGCCTGCCTCTCCCTTTGTACCCAATGGTTCTTGGCCTCTTGGTCAAGTACCCGGACTCGGCCCTAGGGCAGCTCCACATGGAGGGCACTCTGGACGGGGACAAGCTCTACATCTCCGGGAACGGAGTCCTCTTTCAGCATGTCAT GAATTGGTTAGGAACCTGCAGGCTTCCACTGATACGATCGATATCTGAGCTTCCAGAACTCTGTGCCTATTTGGATCACATGGATGTCACATACGAACCAATGAAGGAggctttgaaaatatatttaaaacaacagaCATCCACAGACACCGTAGGAAAAG gtgcaaactGGGTAGCAGACGTAGCTGTCTTTTCACCCCTCCATATTGTCAAGGTGTATGCGGGAAGTCATTGGTACGCAACTTACTTACAGACATTATTAAAG TGTCCGGAGCTGCTGTCCAACAGGAGGAAGGCCATTTGGATGGCTTGTGGCCAGAGCCTCCTGATTCACGGAGACGGAGAGATGTTCCGCCACATCCTCAACTTCCTCCGCTTGGGAAGGCTGCTCTTGCCCTCAGACTTCAA GGAGTGGGCCCTTCTGTGCCAAGAAGTGGCAGAGTACCAGATCCCTTCGCTCCTGGAAGCCCTCCATCAGTTGGACTCCTGCAG GTTGTCGGTGCAACAGCAGGAAGCGCCAAGGGAAGCCTTTCCTGTCCAGAGTCTTGAGATCTCAGAGAAGGAACAGGAGTCTGGAGAAGACCCTCAAAAG CTCTTGCATATTGCTGTGGCCAGTAACTGGAGTGTAAGGAGAGAGGCACCAGACCCAAACGCAAATGCCAAAGAGAGTGGAAGGGGAATGCGTATTGCCCCAGCCAAAGGAGTGAAGCGACGGAGTCCTTTCTCCGAGGGGTTGGCCAATCCCTTCAGCCCCAGGCGGCCTGAAAGCCCCCCCAGGAAGAGGGGAGCAAGGGGCAGTGGGGCCAGGAGGTCAGAGAACAAGGACACCCCCATCCAGAAGCTCATTTCCCTGGTCCAAGGTTGGGATATGGTGAGCTGCAGGCGCTGCCAACCCCAGCTGCCAACccctggaccaccaccaccaccatcattgccACTGGTGTCCGGCGGCCTCAGGGCAGAAAAAGAGGCTGAAAAGAGAGCCTCTTGCAACCAGCCACTGGCCAGCAGCTTTGAGGTCTCCAGTCCTGGGCCCTCTCAAAACGGCTTCCTCATCCAACCTGTGCCACCGAAGGCTGGGCAGCCCACGCTAGGCACACTCCCTCCTGAGCGTTGGCTTGGCAAGACAGGAGGAGATGGCACTCCTGAGGAGGTCCGTCACACCGGAGGAAAGGTTgccagcaaagagagagagacag GGCCGTTCCCAGAGCTGACTAGCCACCCGATCTCCCACAAGCCACAGGGCCACACTGGCTTCATCCTGAAAGTGGACCATCCTCCTGTAGTGGCTTGTGATGGCTCTTGCACATCTCATGAAGGGAGCATTCTCTATAGCACATCCCTGGGAGGCCTTAATCTGGCCGGTGCTCTGGCCGACCCAGCATCCTCAG
- the KCTD19 gene encoding BTB/POZ domain-containing protein KCTD19 isoform X4 — protein sequence MHLGLPTLLQTLDNLKEGKHNLRIRPADIPIAERASMNYWRTRKCISKPSEFPLKSPAFTGLHEKAPLGLMDTPLLDTEEEVHYCFLPLDMAEKHPSLVSDDNLLWLSDNAVLIECESSTFRFIANYLRSEKMLLPDDFSRMEALETEAEALGIPEVMEAVRICKAHLGVCSEETLDLQGCAKSPAEKPPEAMKKGLPLPLYPMVLGLLVKYPDSALGQLHMEGTLDGDKLYISGNGVLFQHVMNWLGTCRLPLIRSISELPELCAYLDHMDVTYEPMKEALKIYLKQQTSTDTVGKGANWVADVAVFSPLHIVKVYAGSHWYATYLQTLLKCPELLSNRRKAIWMACGQSLLIHGDGEMFRHILNFLRLGRLLLPSDFKEWALLCQEVAEYQIPSLLEALHQLDSCRLSVQQQEAPREAFPVQSLEISEKEQESGEDPQKLLHIAVASNWSVRREAPDPNANAKESGRGMRIAPAKGVKRRSPFSEGLANPFSPRRPESPPRKRGARGSGARRSENKDTPIQKLISLVQGWDMVSCRRCQPQLPTPGPPPPPSLPLVSGGLRAEKEAEKRASCNQPLASSFEVSSPGPSQNGFLIQPVPPKAGQPTLGTLPPERWLGKTGGDGTPEEVRHTGGKVASKERETGPFPELTSHPISHKPQGHTGFILKVDHPPVVACDGSCTSHEGSILYSTSLGGLNLAGALADPASSGVEAA from the exons ATGCACCTGGGCCTCCCCACTCTCCTGCAG ACTTTGGACAATTTAAAGGAGGGGAAGCATAACCTGCGCATCCGACCGGCCGACATACCAATCGCCGAAAGAGCATCCATGAATTACTGGAGAACCAGAAAGTGCATCAGCAAGCCCTCTGAGTTTCCTCTGAAAAGCCCCGCATTTACTG GGCTCCATGAGAAAGCCCCCCTGGGGCTGATGGACACGCCGCTCCTGGACACAGAGGAGGAGGTGCATTACTGCTTCCTGCCGCTGGACATGGCGGAGAAGCACCCCTCTTTGGTCAGTGATGACAATCTGCTCTGGCTCTCTGACAACGCTGTGCTGATCGAATGTGAAAGCAGCACATTCCGCTTCATAG CTAACTACCTTCGCTCTGAGAAGATGCTTTTGCCTGACGATTTCTCCCGCATGGAGGCCCTGGAAACGGAGGCCGAGGCGCTGGGGATCCCTGAGGTCATGGAGGCAGTCAGGATCTGCAAGGCTCACCTTG GAGTCTGCTCAGAGGAGACGCTTGACCTTCAAGGCTGTGCCAAAAGCCCAGCGGAAAAGCCACCGGAAGCCATGAAGAAGGGCCTGCCTCTCCCTTTGTACCCAATGGTTCTTGGCCTCTTGGTCAAGTACCCGGACTCGGCCCTAGGGCAGCTCCACATGGAGGGCACTCTGGACGGGGACAAGCTCTACATCTCCGGGAACGGAGTCCTCTTTCAGCATGTCAT GAATTGGTTAGGAACCTGCAGGCTTCCACTGATACGATCGATATCTGAGCTTCCAGAACTCTGTGCCTATTTGGATCACATGGATGTCACATACGAACCAATGAAGGAggctttgaaaatatatttaaaacaacagaCATCCACAGACACCGTAGGAAAAG gtgcaaactGGGTAGCAGACGTAGCTGTCTTTTCACCCCTCCATATTGTCAAGGTGTATGCGGGAAGTCATTGGTACGCAACTTACTTACAGACATTATTAAAG TGTCCGGAGCTGCTGTCCAACAGGAGGAAGGCCATTTGGATGGCTTGTGGCCAGAGCCTCCTGATTCACGGAGACGGAGAGATGTTCCGCCACATCCTCAACTTCCTCCGCTTGGGAAGGCTGCTCTTGCCCTCAGACTTCAA GGAGTGGGCCCTTCTGTGCCAAGAAGTGGCAGAGTACCAGATCCCTTCGCTCCTGGAAGCCCTCCATCAGTTGGACTCCTGCAG GTTGTCGGTGCAACAGCAGGAAGCGCCAAGGGAAGCCTTTCCTGTCCAGAGTCTTGAGATCTCAGAGAAGGAACAGGAGTCTGGAGAAGACCCTCAAAAG CTCTTGCATATTGCTGTGGCCAGTAACTGGAGTGTAAGGAGAGAGGCACCAGACCCAAACGCAAATGCCAAAGAGAGTGGAAGGGGAATGCGTATTGCCCCAGCCAAAGGAGTGAAGCGACGGAGTCCTTTCTCCGAGGGGTTGGCCAATCCCTTCAGCCCCAGGCGGCCTGAAAGCCCCCCCAGGAAGAGGGGAGCAAGGGGCAGTGGGGCCAGGAGGTCAGAGAACAAGGACACCCCCATCCAGAAGCTCATTTCCCTGGTCCAAGGTTGGGATATGGTGAGCTGCAGGCGCTGCCAACCCCAGCTGCCAACccctggaccaccaccaccaccatcattgccACTGGTGTCCGGCGGCCTCAGGGCAGAAAAAGAGGCTGAAAAGAGAGCCTCTTGCAACCAGCCACTGGCCAGCAGCTTTGAGGTCTCCAGTCCTGGGCCCTCTCAAAACGGCTTCCTCATCCAACCTGTGCCACCGAAGGCTGGGCAGCCCACGCTAGGCACACTCCCTCCTGAGCGTTGGCTTGGCAAGACAGGAGGAGATGGCACTCCTGAGGAGGTCCGTCACACCGGAGGAAAGGTTgccagcaaagagagagagacag GGCCGTTCCCAGAGCTGACTAGCCACCCGATCTCCCACAAGCCACAGGGCCACACTGGCTTCATCCTGAAAGTGGACCATCCTCCTGTAGTGGCTTGTGATGGCTCTTGCACATCTCATGAAGGGAGCATTCTCTATAGCACATCCCTGGGAGGCCTTAATCTGGCCGGTGCTCTGGCCGACCCAGCATCCTCAG